The following proteins are encoded in a genomic region of Magallana gigas chromosome 1, xbMagGiga1.1, whole genome shotgun sequence:
- the LOC117686940 gene encoding transmembrane protein 267-like — protein sequence MICHVILYEAALLLTCLLGDFLPSTVSGNHGNLWRALIDSLTHGGVAFFSWAVLVQARNMRGLWESLICGLLGMVIDSDHFIAARSLSLQAALSLRSRPFLHSSTLTLALCVLLFLTGHALNKGWIKLLSVMCFLAWMSHHVRDGSRRGLWFPPLGSTPAIPYSIYVTVTCLMPLVMMFVLQTCHVDFMSLNAHRQLVKEARLDNILPV from the exons ATGATTTGTCATGTGATTCTGTATGAAGCTGCACTCCTCCTGACATGCCTACTTGGGGACTTCCTGCCATCCACAGTGAGTGGTAACCATGGCAACCTGTGGAGAGCTTTGATTGACAGCCTTACCCATGGGGGCGTGGCTTTCTTCTCCTGGGCAGTCCTGGTACAGGCTAGGAACATGAGAGGATTGTGGGAGAGTTTGATCTGTGGACTTCTGGGCATGGTGATAGACAGCGACCATTTCATTGCTGCCAGATCCTTGTCTTTACAG GCTGCATTGTCTCTGAGGTCACGACCTTTCCTCCACTCATCGACCTTGACCCTGGCCCTCTGTGTCCTCCTCTTCCTGACAGGACACGCCCTCAACAAGGGGTGGATCAAGCTTCTGTCCGTCATGTGTTTTCTGGCCTGGATGTCACACCATGTCAGGGACGGATCAAGGCGGGGCCTCTGGTTCCCTCCCCTTGGATCCACCCCTGCTATTCCTTACAGTATCTATGTCACAGTGACCTGTTTAATGCCACTGGTCATGATGTTTGTGTTACAGACATGTCATGTGGATTTTATGAGCTTGAATGCTCACAGACAGCTGGTCAAAGAAGCAAGACTTGATAATATACTACCTGTATGA
- the LOC105325305 gene encoding von Willebrand factor C and EGF domain-containing protein-like translates to MKNKSRIHTSVSLAHESTAMAQLHVTSYILMLISTLKLVDSTCTYLGRTYKTADRFPKGESCNMCTCRESGKVDCTTITCYQFPKCRYNGLVHEAGSRFPAGDGCNECICTTLGVPQCTKYKCYPDCTYNGLKYKKGQTFPKGDNCNNYCTCTVTGKVECTQNTSCFSDCVYNGQTYSTGQEFQSSDGCRLCQCTPDGSYTCSENYCLRDSNNLLK, encoded by the exons atgaaaaacaagTCTCGAATTCACACGTCAGTTTCATTAGCGCACGAATCGACTGCAATGGCCCAACTACACGTAACTAGCTACATTTTGATGTTAATTTCGACATTGAAATTGGTTGATT CTACCTGTACTTATCTCGGACGAACCTACAAGACCGCGGACAGGTTTCCAAAGGGGGAATCTTGCAACATGTGCACGTGCCGGGAGTCCGGAAAAGTGGACTGTACTACCATCACCTGCTACCAGTTTCCCA aatGCCGTTACAACGGTTTGGTTCACGAGGCCGGAAGTCGATTCCCTGCCGGTGACGGGTGTAACGAGTGTATCTGTACCACTCTGGGGGTCCCCCAATGTACCAAGTATAAATGTTACCCCG ACTGCACATATAACGGATTAAAGTATAAAAAGGGACAAACGTTTCCAAAGGGAGATAACTGCAACAATTATTGCACGTGCACAGTGACCGGTAAAGTGGAATGTACCCAAAATACGTCTTGTTTCTCAG ACTGTGTGTACAATGGTCAGACATACAGTACGGGGCAGGAGTTCCAGTCGTCTGATGGCTGCCGACTCTGTCAGTGTACCCCTGACGGATCGTACACGTGCTCAGAGAACTACTGTCTCAGAGATTCCAACAACCTGCTcaaataa
- the LOC136270476 gene encoding von Willebrand factor C and EGF domain-containing protein-like isoform X1 — MKNLSMLLVFLSLASRSVADSPDPVFNYGPQSYTKDSPDPVYNHGPESYTKDDCDYLGQIYKVGVVFAAGDGCNECQCRVDGTVECTKDPCYPGCRHLGVSYTAGDIFPMGDDCNTCKCLRTGKVQCSEKKCHPDCYYGGARYTTGNVYPKGDGCNRCTCMVTADSLCTSDSCEPTCEFNGKVYKSGQKFRKGDGCNECVCMPGGVTQCTNKPCYPDCVYKGQYYTRGEIFDKGDNCNSCKCMADGTIQCSEKQCFPDCRYKGIVYKGGQSFKPDQCNTCWCTVTGDISCTKFSCYPDCGYQGKIFKSGESFPKGDKCNTCICSITGEVRCTEMSCVDNYKTKKTQSYITKRRPTLSYDNEEK, encoded by the exons ATGAAGAATCTGTCTATGCTTCTTGTTTTTCTTAGTTTAGCTTCACGAAGTGTTGCCGATT CACCAGATCCAGTCTTCAATTATGGACCTCAGAGCTACACCAAAGATT CACCAGATCCAGTCTACAATCATGGACCTGAGAGCTACACCAAAGATG ATTGTGATTATTTGGGTCAAATCTACAAGGTGGGCGTGGTTTTCGCGGCGGGAGACGGATGTAATGAGTGTCAGTGTAGAGTGGACGGAACGGTGGAGTGCACCAAGGATCCATGCTACCCAG GATGTAGACATTTAGGAGTTTCCTATACTGCCGGGGATATATTTCCCATGGGAGATGACTGTAACACGTGTAAATGTCTGAGAACGGGAAAAGTTCAGTGCTCCGAGAAAAAATGTCATCCAG ACTGCTATTATGGAGGCGCTAGATACACCACCGGTAACGTGTATCCTAAGGGAGACGGCTGTAACAGGTGCACGTGCATGGTGACCGCGGACTCCTTATGTACTTCGGACTCTTGTGAGCCAA CTTGTGAATTCAATGGAAAAGTCTACAAATCTGGCCAAAAGTTCAGAAAAGGGGACGGTTGTAATGAATGTGTGTGTATGCCAGGCGGAGTAACCCAGTGTACGAACAAACCTTGCTATCCAG ACTGTGTATATAAGGGGCAATATTACACAAGAGGTGAGATTTTCGACAAGGGAGACAACTGCAACAGTTGTAAATGTATGGCTGATGGCACAATTCAGTGctctgaaaaacaatgcttcccAG aTTGTCGTTATAAGGGAATTGTATACAAAGGCGGTCAAAGCTTTAAACCAGACCAGTGTAATACGTGTTGGTGCACAGTTACCGGTGACATCAGCTGCACAAAGTTTTCGTGCTACCCag ATTGTGGCTACCAAGGCAAAATTTTCAAGTCTGGAGAGAGTTTCCCCAAGGGAGATAAATGCAACACATGTATTTGTTCTATCACTGGTGAAGTAAGATGTACCGAAATGTCATGTGTTGACAACTATAAAACTAAGAAAACACAATCCTACATTACTAAGAGACGACCCACCTTATCATATGACA atgaagaaaaataa
- the LOC136270476 gene encoding von Willebrand factor C and EGF domain-containing protein-like isoform X2 produces the protein MKNLSMLLVFLSLASRSVADSPDPVYNHGPESYTKDDCDYLGQIYKVGVVFAAGDGCNECQCRVDGTVECTKDPCYPGCRHLGVSYTAGDIFPMGDDCNTCKCLRTGKVQCSEKKCHPDCYYGGARYTTGNVYPKGDGCNRCTCMVTADSLCTSDSCEPTCEFNGKVYKSGQKFRKGDGCNECVCMPGGVTQCTNKPCYPDCVYKGQYYTRGEIFDKGDNCNSCKCMADGTIQCSEKQCFPDCRYKGIVYKGGQSFKPDQCNTCWCTVTGDISCTKFSCYPDCGYQGKIFKSGESFPKGDKCNTCICSITGEVRCTEMSCVDNYKTKKTQSYITKRRPTLSYDNEEK, from the exons ATGAAGAATCTGTCTATGCTTCTTGTTTTTCTTAGTTTAGCTTCACGAAGTGTTGCCGATT CACCAGATCCAGTCTACAATCATGGACCTGAGAGCTACACCAAAGATG ATTGTGATTATTTGGGTCAAATCTACAAGGTGGGCGTGGTTTTCGCGGCGGGAGACGGATGTAATGAGTGTCAGTGTAGAGTGGACGGAACGGTGGAGTGCACCAAGGATCCATGCTACCCAG GATGTAGACATTTAGGAGTTTCCTATACTGCCGGGGATATATTTCCCATGGGAGATGACTGTAACACGTGTAAATGTCTGAGAACGGGAAAAGTTCAGTGCTCCGAGAAAAAATGTCATCCAG ACTGCTATTATGGAGGCGCTAGATACACCACCGGTAACGTGTATCCTAAGGGAGACGGCTGTAACAGGTGCACGTGCATGGTGACCGCGGACTCCTTATGTACTTCGGACTCTTGTGAGCCAA CTTGTGAATTCAATGGAAAAGTCTACAAATCTGGCCAAAAGTTCAGAAAAGGGGACGGTTGTAATGAATGTGTGTGTATGCCAGGCGGAGTAACCCAGTGTACGAACAAACCTTGCTATCCAG ACTGTGTATATAAGGGGCAATATTACACAAGAGGTGAGATTTTCGACAAGGGAGACAACTGCAACAGTTGTAAATGTATGGCTGATGGCACAATTCAGTGctctgaaaaacaatgcttcccAG aTTGTCGTTATAAGGGAATTGTATACAAAGGCGGTCAAAGCTTTAAACCAGACCAGTGTAATACGTGTTGGTGCACAGTTACCGGTGACATCAGCTGCACAAAGTTTTCGTGCTACCCag ATTGTGGCTACCAAGGCAAAATTTTCAAGTCTGGAGAGAGTTTCCCCAAGGGAGATAAATGCAACACATGTATTTGTTCTATCACTGGTGAAGTAAGATGTACCGAAATGTCATGTGTTGACAACTATAAAACTAAGAAAACACAATCCTACATTACTAAGAGACGACCCACCTTATCATATGACA atgaagaaaaataa